TTGTATTATAGTCTTTTATGGTCGTATGAAGCTGTCTGTATGGGCACGAAAGGAGGGAATCGGCTATCGTGCCGCATGGCGTATGTGGAAGTCAGGTCAGCTGAAGGGGAACCAGTTGCCCACCGGTACCATCATAGTTGATGTGGAGAAGCCTTCCACACTGCCAGACAGCGTTGCGATATACACGCGTGTCTCCAGTTCTGAGAACAGGAGCAATCTTGACAGTCAGGCAGAGCGCCTCACACAGTATGCGGTTGCCAGGGGATACAGGATATACAAGATAGTCAAGGAAGTCGGTAGCGGTGTGAATGATAACAGGAAACAACTGCTCATAGATGACGGATACTCGAAGATTATAGTGGAGCATAAGGACAGGCTCACCAGGTTTGGTTTCAACTACATCGACACGCTCTTCAGGCAGCACGGCAAAAGCATTGAAGTGGTCAACGAAGCAGCAAACGACAGGGATGACCTGATGCAGGACTTCGTCTCGATTATCACATCATTCTGTGCAAGGTTGTATGGACAGAGAGGAAGCACAAGAAAGACAGAGCGCATAATCAGGGAGTTGAAAGATGCAGAGGACGGTTAGCATCTGCTCGCCTGCCAACAGGAACAGGTTCGAACATGCAAAAACATTCCTGCTCGAATACAATCACTGTGTCAACTACTTCATCGAACGATACTGGTCAGAACATAATTTCGACGACAGCTATGTGGACACTGTACACATGGGTAATGCAAAAGAGCGTTTCAGCCTCACTGCAAGGCTCATTCAGTGTGCAGGCAGGCAGGCGCTGCAGATTGTGAAGAGTCAGCGTATGAAGTCCATACGCCGACGCAGGATGCCCCGATACAATGTGCTCTCTGCAACACTGGACGGCCGTTTCTGGGCCATTACCGGTGAACACAATTCGTTTGAATGGATAAAGGTGCAGTCCGGCTTCAAACTCTTCCTGCCGTTCAGGAAGACCGCCATGTGGAACAGATGTTCAGGTGCGTCCATTGTGGACACACGGATGACGCCGACATGAATGGTGCACAGAACATCAGGCTGCTGGGGCTGGCGGGAGTCTATATCTCCGTTCGCTGCCAAACGAATTCACAGGCGGGGAATATCTGTCTATGAAATTTATAACTATCACTCGTTCCTGCTTTCCGGCACCGGGCATTTTGTGCAAAAGTGCGTAGTGGCATCCAGCTGGCCGGTCAGGATTGCCCCTTCGTTTCTCCGCCTGTTACGGCAATGTTTTTCGCAGAACGGGAATATTTCGCCATGAAGAGTGATATGTCATTGGACAGATTGGTGAGAAGATTGAGCTCGAATGTGCCAAAGGAAGGGGGATTGTTCCTGTATACGCTCAGAACACCAAGCATCTCATCATGCACCATGAGGGGTGTGGATATGATCGTCTCAAACGCCTGCTTCCTCGTTCCCTCGATCTGAACAGCAAAATTATCGGTGGCCGCATTCACGACAAGCAGCGGCTTCCTGGTCCGGAAAACCATGCCGGTTATGCCCTTCCCGGCATCGAATTCCTGGCCGATTAGATGTTCCGTTTCCTGCGTTCTGTAGAATTCACCGATCACGACGTGTTTGTTCCGCTCCCTGTTGTGCTTCCAGAGCAGGCCGAAGTCGCCGTCAATCATTTCCACCACCTTAGGCATTGTTTCCATCATAAGCGCCTCTTCGGCTCTTCCCTGTATGACGCCGTTCACAATCGTGTGCATTGTCTCGATCTGCTTGAGCTGCCTGTTGAGCCGCTCAACGAGATGCACCTTGTC
This sequence is a window from Candidatus Sysuiplasma acidicola. Protein-coding genes within it:
- a CDS encoding IS607 family transposase, giving the protein MKLSVWARKEGIGYRAAWRMWKSGQLKGNQLPTGTIIVDVEKPSTLPDSVAIYTRVSSSENRSNLDSQAERLTQYAVARGYRIYKIVKEVGSGVNDNRKQLLIDDGYSKIIVEHKDRLTRFGFNYIDTLFRQHGKSIEVVNEAANDRDDLMQDFVSIITSFCARLYGQRGSTRKTERIIRELKDAEDG
- a CDS encoding transposase, whose product is MFRCVHCGHTDDADMNGAQNIRLLGLAGVYISVRCQTNSQAGNICL